Proteins found in one Primulina eburnea isolate SZY01 chromosome 16, ASM2296580v1, whole genome shotgun sequence genomic segment:
- the LOC140817137 gene encoding cytochrome b5: protein MPTITKLFTMEEASEHNTSEDCWVVIDGKVYDVTTYLEEHPGGDDILLEVTGKDATDEFEDAGHSKTARELMGQFFIGELDPTVPAIPKMEIVSKKQKHEDLSYKILNFSKQYWAVPVAVVGISVVVGFVFLCRK from the exons ATGCCTACAATAACAAAGCTTTTCACAATGGAAGAAGCGTCTGAGCACAACACCAGTGAAGATTGTTGGGTCGTTATTGATGGAAAG GTGTACGATGTGACAACGTATTTAGAAGAACACCCAGGTGGAGATGATATTTTACTTGAGGTTACAG GCAAAGATGCCACCGATGAATTTGAAGATGCGGGGCACAGCAAAACTGCAAGGGAACTGATGGGGCAATTCTTCATCGGGGAACTTGATCCCACGGTCCCTGCTATTCCTAAAATGGAGATCGTTTCCAAGAAACAAAAACATGAGGACCTCTCTTATAAAATCTTGAACTTCAGTAAGCAATACTGGGCTGTTCCAGTTGCTGTTGTTGGCATATCAGTGGTCGTCGGCTTCGTATTCTTATGCAGGAAATAG
- the LOC140816759 gene encoding uncharacterized protein, with amino-acid sequence MNQGVQKNTLYVGGLAEEVNESILHAAFIPFGDIKDVKTPLDLATQKHRSFGFVTFLEREDAAAAMDNMDGAELYGRVLTVNYALPEKIKGGEQGWAAQPIWADADTWFERQQQEQEMLRLQEEQRAAMKEAEELHRKKMTEERDGEKDEADPMAKAEAEVLKQNAAASS; translated from the exons ATGAATCAGGGAGTGCAGAAGAACACACTATACGTGGGCGGTTTAGCGGAGGAAGTGAACGAGAGCATACTCCACGCGGCGTTCATACCGTTCGGCGACATTAAGGATGTGAAGACCCCGCTGGACCTGGCCACACAGAAGCACCGCTCCTTTGGATTCGTTACCTTTCTGGAGAGAGAAGACGCCGCCGCAGCCATGGACAACATGGACGGCGCCGAGCTGTACGGACGCGTGTTAACTGTTAATTACGCACTTCCGGAGAAAATCAAGGGTGGCGAACAAGGATGGGCAGCTCAACCCA TTTGGGCGGATGCTGACACATGGTTCGAGAGACAGCAACAAGAACAGGAAATGCTGCGGCTTCAAGAGGAGCAGCGAGCCGCAATGAAGGAAGCTGAAGAGTTGCACAGGAAGAAAATGACTGAGGAACGAGATGGCGAAAAAGATGAGGCGGATCCGATGGCAAAAGCTGAAGCTGAGGTTTTGAAACAGAACGCTGCTGCGTCGAGTTAA
- the LOC140817400 gene encoding uncharacterized protein isoform X1, which yields MSLSATFASPITSLSVAGSEDRWLKQKKNVCFIPAGLRPLHLHFQPLRTRESARPVFRVKYTSICAVSLNATCAAQQTQTVTRQSSTVTIAPIQWNEKSRKLDDGGIGFPPLDDDGGVGDRGGGDDDDGGGGRGGDGGHWSGGFFLFAFLAFLSFLKDQESEEHY from the exons ATGTCACTAAGTGCTACTTTTGCCAGCCCAATTACAAGTTTATCAGTTG CTGGATCAGAAGATCGATGGCTAAAGCAAAAGAAGAATGTTTGTTTCATTCCAGCTGGGCTTCGGCCACTTCACTTACATTTTCAGCCCTTGCGAACCAGAGAAAGTGCTAGGCCTGTTTTCCGAGTAAAGTACACATCTATATGTGCTGTTTCACTG AATGCCACTTGTGCCGCACAACAGACACAAACAGTGACGAGGCAATCATCTACCGTTACCATTGCACCTATTCAAT GGAATGAGAAGTCTCGGAAACTTGATGATGGTGGAATCGGCTTTCCACCACTTGACGATGATGGCGGTGTAGGTGACCGAGGCGGCGGCGATGACGACGACGGAGGCGGTGGAAGGGGTGGCGACGGCGGGCACTGGTCTGGTGGATTTTTCTTGTTCGCCTTCCTTGCTTTCTTGAGCTTCTTGAAGGACCAAGAAAGTGAAGAACATTACTGA
- the LOC140817400 gene encoding uncharacterized protein isoform X2, with protein sequence MSLSATFASPITSLSVAGSEDRWLKQKKNVCFIPAGLRPLHLHFQPLRTRESARPVFRNATCAAQQTQTVTRQSSTVTIAPIQWNEKSRKLDDGGIGFPPLDDDGGVGDRGGGDDDDGGGGRGGDGGHWSGGFFLFAFLAFLSFLKDQESEEHY encoded by the exons ATGTCACTAAGTGCTACTTTTGCCAGCCCAATTACAAGTTTATCAGTTG CTGGATCAGAAGATCGATGGCTAAAGCAAAAGAAGAATGTTTGTTTCATTCCAGCTGGGCTTCGGCCACTTCACTTACATTTTCAGCCCTTGCGAACCAGAGAAAGTGCTAGGCCTGTTTTCCGA AATGCCACTTGTGCCGCACAACAGACACAAACAGTGACGAGGCAATCATCTACCGTTACCATTGCACCTATTCAAT GGAATGAGAAGTCTCGGAAACTTGATGATGGTGGAATCGGCTTTCCACCACTTGACGATGATGGCGGTGTAGGTGACCGAGGCGGCGGCGATGACGACGACGGAGGCGGTGGAAGGGGTGGCGACGGCGGGCACTGGTCTGGTGGATTTTTCTTGTTCGCCTTCCTTGCTTTCTTGAGCTTCTTGAAGGACCAAGAAAGTGAAGAACATTACTGA
- the LOC140816758 gene encoding probable 6-phosphogluconolactonase 2 isoform X2 codes for MSVYVAKTDKAELRVHETVDVLSTNLAEYISELSEASIKERGVFTLALSGASIVTLMGKLCESPYKRTVDWAKWYVFFADERAIGRNHADSTCKQVRDNLLSKVSHVYSINDSVPVEKAAKEYEFVIRQLVKTRMISVSEIHDCPKFDLVLLEMGPDGHIASLFPNHSVLNLEEEWVTYVTDSPEPPPERITFTLPVINSASNVTVVVTGVNKAEAARMAVEDTDQESADVPARMICPVNGKLVWFLETTAASMLQNVEFSEQT; via the exons ATGTCTGTTTATGTGGCGAAAACGGATAAAGCAGAGCTAAGAGTTCATGAAACCGTGGATGTATTGAGCACCAATTTGGCGGAGTACATTTCAGAATTATCAGAGGCTTCTATAAAAGAGAGGGGTGTATTCACCCTTGCTTTATCCGGTGCTTCTATTGTTACTCTGATGGG AAAACTTTGTGAAAGCCCTTACAAGAGGACAGTTGATTGGGCCAAATGGTACGTATTTTTCGCTGATGAGCGTGCGATTGGCAGAAATCATGCTGATAGCACTTGTAAGCAAGTGAGGGACAatcttctgtccaaggtaaG TCATGTGTATTCCATCAACGACTCGGTACCAGTAGAGAAGGCAGCTAAGGAGTACGAGTTTGTGATCAGACAGCTAGTCAAGACTCGCATGATTAGTGTTTCTGAAATCCACGACTGTCCCAAATTCGACCTGGTCCTCCTCGAAATGGGACCCGATGGGCACATTGCATCTCTATTCCCAAATCACTCCGTGCtgaatttggaagaagaatggGTGACTTATGTCACAGATTCACCCGAGCCTCCACCTGAGAGAATCACTTTCACCTTACCTGTTATAAATTCTGCCTCCAATGTCACGGTGGTTGTCACGGGTGTGAACAAAGCCGAAGCTGCACGAATGGCAGTTGAAGATACCGATCAAGAATCTGCTGATGTACCTGCGAGGATGATTTGTCCAGTAAACGGGAAATTGGTGTGGTTTCTTGAAACAACAGCTGCCTCAATGCTCCAAAATGTAGAATTTTCCGAGCAGACTTGA
- the LOC140816758 gene encoding probable 6-phosphogluconolactonase 2 isoform X1, producing the protein MSVYVAKTDKAELRVHETVDVLSTNLAEYISELSEASIKERGVFTLALSGASIVTLMGKLCESPYKRTVDWAKWYVFFADERAIGRNHADSTCKQVRDNLLSKVPIVHSHVYSINDSVPVEKAAKEYEFVIRQLVKTRMISVSEIHDCPKFDLVLLEMGPDGHIASLFPNHSVLNLEEEWVTYVTDSPEPPPERITFTLPVINSASNVTVVVTGVNKAEAARMAVEDTDQESADVPARMICPVNGKLVWFLETTAASMLQNVEFSEQT; encoded by the exons ATGTCTGTTTATGTGGCGAAAACGGATAAAGCAGAGCTAAGAGTTCATGAAACCGTGGATGTATTGAGCACCAATTTGGCGGAGTACATTTCAGAATTATCAGAGGCTTCTATAAAAGAGAGGGGTGTATTCACCCTTGCTTTATCCGGTGCTTCTATTGTTACTCTGATGGG AAAACTTTGTGAAAGCCCTTACAAGAGGACAGTTGATTGGGCCAAATGGTACGTATTTTTCGCTGATGAGCGTGCGATTGGCAGAAATCATGCTGATAGCACTTGTAAGCAAGTGAGGGACAatcttctgtccaag GTACCCATCGTTCACAGTCATGTGTATTCCATCAACGACTCGGTACCAGTAGAGAAGGCAGCTAAGGAGTACGAGTTTGTGATCAGACAGCTAGTCAAGACTCGCATGATTAGTGTTTCTGAAATCCACGACTGTCCCAAATTCGACCTGGTCCTCCTCGAAATGGGACCCGATGGGCACATTGCATCTCTATTCCCAAATCACTCCGTGCtgaatttggaagaagaatggGTGACTTATGTCACAGATTCACCCGAGCCTCCACCTGAGAGAATCACTTTCACCTTACCTGTTATAAATTCTGCCTCCAATGTCACGGTGGTTGTCACGGGTGTGAACAAAGCCGAAGCTGCACGAATGGCAGTTGAAGATACCGATCAAGAATCTGCTGATGTACCTGCGAGGATGATTTGTCCAGTAAACGGGAAATTGGTGTGGTTTCTTGAAACAACAGCTGCCTCAATGCTCCAAAATGTAGAATTTTCCGAGCAGACTTGA